In one Mycobacterium sp. NBC_00419 genomic region, the following are encoded:
- a CDS encoding ferritin-like domain-containing protein has protein sequence MTSPTPSPTPSTTPDPDRPSEADKGALFDAVAVEHAAIYGYGIVSAHSSPEENPLVSDALAQHRERREAAIAMLTGRSAKAPLPAVGYQLPFAVVTPDDAAKLAVRMENDCAVAWRAVIEQATSEDDRRFAVTALTECAVMAARWNRVLGVWPVTVAFPGGSE, from the coding sequence GTGACCTCGCCGACCCCCTCGCCTACTCCGTCGACGACGCCGGACCCCGACCGGCCGTCGGAGGCCGACAAGGGCGCCCTGTTCGACGCCGTCGCCGTCGAGCACGCCGCGATCTACGGCTACGGGATCGTGTCGGCGCACAGCTCGCCGGAGGAGAACCCCCTGGTGTCCGACGCGCTGGCCCAGCACCGCGAGCGGCGGGAGGCGGCGATCGCGATGCTCACCGGACGATCGGCCAAGGCGCCGCTACCGGCCGTGGGTTATCAGCTGCCGTTTGCGGTCGTGACGCCCGACGACGCGGCGAAGCTCGCCGTGCGGATGGAGAACGACTGCGCGGTCGCCTGGCGTGCGGTGATCGAGCAGGCGACCTCGGAGGATGACCGGCGGTTCGCGGTCACAGCGCTGACCGAATGCGCGGTCATGGCCGCGCGCTGGAACCGGGTGCTGGGTGTGTGGCCGGTGACCGTAGCGTTTCCCGGCGGCAGCGAGTAG
- the rimP gene encoding ribosome maturation factor RimP, whose protein sequence is MTGRSTGLPSPQQVIELLDGEFARAGYEIEDVAINARTRPAQITVIADGDTPLDLQTVAELARSASALLDEFDTGSEPYVLEVTSPGIDRPLTEEKHFRRAHARLVEVELEDADTVKGRLGAVSDGAVDLVVRGRGDWTVRRIPLTDIRKAVVQVEFSPPNPRELELAGAAGTETGA, encoded by the coding sequence GTGACTGGCCGGTCAACGGGATTACCGTCCCCGCAGCAGGTGATCGAGCTACTCGATGGCGAGTTCGCGCGCGCCGGATACGAAATCGAAGACGTCGCGATCAACGCACGCACCCGTCCGGCTCAGATCACCGTGATCGCCGACGGCGACACCCCCCTCGACCTGCAGACCGTCGCGGAACTGGCGCGCTCGGCCTCGGCGCTGCTCGACGAGTTCGACACCGGCAGCGAGCCCTATGTGCTGGAAGTCACCTCACCCGGGATCGATCGTCCGCTGACCGAAGAGAAGCACTTCCGCCGCGCGCATGCCCGCCTGGTGGAGGTCGAACTCGAGGACGCCGACACCGTCAAGGGCCGGCTCGGCGCGGTCTCGGACGGCGCCGTCGACCTGGTGGTACGCGGCCGCGGCGACTGGACGGTACGGCGCATTCCCCTCACTGATATTCGCAAAGCCGTTGTGCAGGTGGAGTTTTCACCACCCAATCCGCGGGAACTAGAGCTGGCCGGAGCTGCCGGAACGGAGACCGGAGCATGA
- the nusA gene encoding transcription termination factor NusA, with the protein MNIDMAALHAIEVDRGISVDELVDTIKSALLTAYRHTEGHQPDARIEIDRKSGAVQVLARETDEDGNLISEWDDTPEGFGRVAATTARQVMLQRFRDAENERSYGEFSAKEGDIVAGVIQRDNRANLRGLVVVRVGSETKGAEGVIPSAEQVPGERYEHGERLRCYVVGVSRGAREPVITLSRTHPNLVRKLFSLEVPEIADGSVEIVAVAREAGHRSKIAVRSRVSGLNAKGACIGPMGQRVRNVMSELSGEKIDIIDYDEDPARFVAHALSPAKVVSVTVIDAEARAARVVVPDFQLSLAIGKEGQNARLAARLTGWRIDIRSDAATPEGTADPGAAHGAGQESPT; encoded by the coding sequence ATGAACATTGACATGGCTGCCCTGCACGCGATCGAGGTCGATCGCGGCATCTCGGTCGACGAATTGGTCGACACCATCAAGTCGGCACTGCTGACCGCCTACCGCCACACCGAAGGCCATCAGCCCGACGCGCGGATCGAGATCGACCGCAAGAGCGGCGCCGTACAGGTGCTCGCCCGCGAGACCGACGAAGACGGCAACCTCATCAGCGAGTGGGACGACACCCCGGAAGGCTTCGGCCGGGTCGCGGCCACCACCGCCCGGCAGGTGATGCTGCAGCGCTTCCGCGACGCCGAGAACGAACGCAGTTACGGCGAGTTCTCCGCCAAGGAGGGCGACATCGTCGCCGGGGTCATCCAGCGCGACAACCGCGCCAACCTGCGCGGCCTGGTGGTGGTGCGCGTCGGCAGCGAGACCAAGGGCGCCGAAGGTGTCATCCCGTCCGCCGAGCAGGTTCCCGGCGAACGCTACGAGCACGGCGAGCGGCTGCGCTGCTACGTCGTCGGCGTCAGCCGCGGCGCCCGCGAACCGGTGATCACCCTGTCGCGCACCCACCCGAACCTGGTGCGCAAGCTGTTCTCCCTCGAAGTTCCCGAGATCGCCGACGGCTCGGTCGAGATCGTCGCGGTGGCCCGCGAGGCCGGCCACCGCTCCAAGATCGCCGTGCGCTCACGGGTCTCCGGACTCAACGCCAAGGGCGCCTGCATCGGCCCGATGGGGCAGCGGGTGCGCAATGTGATGAGCGAGCTGTCCGGCGAGAAGATCGACATCATCGACTACGACGAGGACCCGGCCCGGTTCGTCGCCCACGCCCTGTCCCCGGCCAAGGTGGTGTCGGTCACCGTCATAGACGCCGAAGCCCGGGCGGCGCGCGTCGTGGTGCCCGACTTCCAGCTGTCGCTGGCCATCGGCAAGGAAGGGCAGAACGCCCGGCTGGCGGCGCGACTGACCGGCTGGCGTATCGACATCCGCAGCGACGCGGCCACACCGGAGGGGACCGCCGATCCGGGCGCGGCGCACGGCGCCGGGCAGGAAAGCCCGACCTGA
- a CDS encoding DUF448 domain-containing protein, with protein sequence MAVSNGNGHLAVTVDTAGNLPGRGAWLHPDDRCLEAAIRRRAFARALRITGSPDTTAVGEYLSTATAHEEQVAKNMSTP encoded by the coding sequence GTGGCGGTATCGAACGGGAACGGTCACTTGGCCGTCACCGTTGATACAGCAGGTAATCTCCCGGGGCGGGGTGCGTGGTTGCATCCCGACGATCGGTGCCTTGAGGCAGCGATTCGACGGCGAGCTTTCGCCCGAGCGTTGCGCATCACCGGTTCACCGGACACCACCGCGGTGGGCGAGTACCTCTCGACCGCCACGGCCCATGAAGAACAGGTAGCGAAGAACATGAGCACACCGTGA
- the infB gene encoding translation initiation factor IF-2, giving the protein MAAPGKARVHELAKELGVSSKEVLARLSEQGEFVKSASSTVEAPVARRLREAFGGGKPAAAPKASPAKAAGNGAPAPAPVADGGSVAAPSPVPGPKPAAPAPAAPPPAPPAPPVAPVAPAVSEVSAAPTASAPTASAPAPSEAGPTPGPRPGPAAPKPGMPKPPRVGNNPFSSAQPVERPIPRPQGPRPGPGAGGPRPGAPRPGGATPGNMPPRPGGGAAARPARPGAPRPGGGPRPGPGAGGGRPGGGGGGNYRTGGPGGAGGGAGAPAAGGGFRGRPGGGGGGAGRPGQRGGAAGAFGRPGGAPRRGRKSKRAKRAEYESMQAPIVGGVRLPHGNGETIRLARGASLSDFAEKIDANPAALVQALFNLGEMVTATQSVGDETLELLGGEMNYVVQVVSPEDEDRELLESFDLTYGEDEGGEEDLVIRPPVVTVMGHVDHGKTRLLDTIRKANVREGEAGGITQHIGAYQVAVEHDGIERLITFIDTPGHEAFTAMRARGAKATDIAILVVAADDGVMPQTVEAINHAQAADVPIVVAVNKIDKEGADPAKIRAQLTEYNLVAEEYGGDTMFVDISAKNGVNIQALEEAVLLTADASLDLRANPDMEAQGVAIEAHLDRGRGPVATVLISRGTLRVGDSIVAGDAYGRVRRMVDEHGDDVEEAFPSRPVQVIGFTSVPGAGDNLLVVDEDRIARQIADRRSARKRNALAARSRKRISLDDLDAALKETSQLNLILKGDNSGTVEALEEALLGIEIGDEVELRVIDRGVGGVTETNVNLASASNAIIIGFNVRAEGKATELANREGVDIRYYSVIYQAIDEIQAALKGMLKPVYEEKELGRAEIRAIFRSSKVGNIAGCLVQSGIMRRNAKARLLRDNVVIAETVTISSLKREKDDATEVREGYECGLTLTYSDIKEGDVIEAYELVEKERV; this is encoded by the coding sequence GTGGCAGCACCCGGTAAGGCCCGCGTACACGAGTTGGCAAAGGAACTCGGTGTCAGTAGTAAGGAAGTTCTCGCCCGCCTGAGCGAACAGGGCGAATTCGTCAAATCCGCGTCGTCGACGGTGGAAGCCCCCGTCGCGCGGCGCCTCCGTGAGGCTTTCGGCGGCGGCAAGCCTGCCGCGGCCCCCAAGGCGTCCCCGGCCAAGGCCGCAGGAAACGGTGCACCCGCACCGGCCCCGGTGGCCGACGGTGGATCCGTCGCGGCCCCTTCGCCGGTTCCGGGACCCAAGCCGGCCGCTCCGGCCCCGGCGGCACCCCCGCCGGCACCGCCCGCCCCGCCCGTAGCTCCGGTTGCCCCGGCAGTGTCGGAAGTGTCGGCGGCTCCCACGGCCTCGGCTCCCACGGCCTCGGCGCCCGCGCCGTCTGAAGCGGGCCCCACGCCGGGCCCGCGTCCCGGCCCGGCCGCCCCCAAGCCCGGCATGCCCAAGCCGCCGCGCGTGGGCAACAACCCGTTCTCCAGCGCACAGCCGGTCGAACGTCCGATCCCCCGTCCGCAGGGCCCGCGTCCCGGACCCGGTGCCGGCGGCCCGCGCCCCGGCGCTCCCCGTCCGGGTGGCGCGACTCCCGGCAACATGCCGCCGCGTCCCGGCGGCGGTGCCGCCGCGCGCCCGGCCCGTCCGGGTGCTCCCCGGCCCGGCGGCGGACCCCGTCCCGGCCCCGGTGCCGGCGGCGGTCGTCCCGGTGGCGGCGGTGGCGGTAACTACCGCACCGGCGGCCCCGGTGGTGCCGGCGGTGGTGCCGGTGCTCCGGCCGCCGGTGGTGGATTCCGCGGTCGTCCCGGTGGCGGCGGTGGTGGCGCCGGTCGCCCGGGCCAGCGTGGCGGTGCGGCCGGTGCGTTCGGTCGTCCCGGTGGCGCACCTCGCCGCGGCCGTAAGTCGAAGCGGGCGAAACGCGCCGAGTACGAGAGCATGCAGGCACCGATCGTCGGCGGCGTGCGGTTGCCGCACGGCAACGGCGAGACCATCCGGCTGGCCCGCGGCGCATCGCTGAGCGATTTCGCCGAGAAGATCGATGCCAACCCGGCAGCGCTGGTGCAGGCACTGTTCAACCTGGGCGAGATGGTGACGGCCACTCAGTCGGTGGGGGATGAAACCCTCGAACTGCTGGGCGGCGAGATGAACTACGTCGTTCAGGTCGTCTCCCCGGAGGACGAGGACCGCGAACTGCTCGAGTCCTTCGACCTGACCTACGGCGAGGACGAGGGTGGTGAGGAGGATCTGGTGATCCGCCCGCCGGTCGTCACCGTCATGGGCCACGTCGACCACGGCAAGACCCGACTGCTCGACACCATCCGCAAGGCCAACGTCCGCGAGGGCGAAGCCGGCGGTATCACCCAGCACATCGGTGCCTACCAGGTGGCCGTCGAGCATGACGGCATCGAGCGCTTGATCACCTTCATCGACACCCCGGGTCACGAGGCGTTCACCGCCATGCGTGCTCGCGGTGCGAAGGCCACCGACATCGCGATCCTGGTGGTCGCCGCCGACGACGGTGTGATGCCGCAGACGGTGGAGGCCATCAACCACGCGCAGGCGGCCGATGTGCCGATCGTGGTGGCGGTCAACAAGATCGACAAGGAGGGCGCCGACCCGGCCAAGATCCGGGCCCAGCTCACCGAGTACAACCTGGTGGCCGAGGAGTACGGCGGCGACACCATGTTCGTCGACATCTCGGCGAAGAACGGTGTCAACATCCAGGCGCTGGAGGAGGCGGTTCTGTTGACCGCCGATGCCTCGCTGGACCTCCGGGCCAATCCAGATATGGAAGCTCAGGGTGTGGCGATCGAAGCGCACCTGGACCGTGGCCGTGGTCCCGTGGCCACCGTGCTCATCTCGCGCGGCACCCTGCGGGTCGGCGACTCGATCGTGGCCGGCGACGCCTATGGCCGCGTGCGGCGCATGGTCGACGAGCACGGCGATGATGTCGAAGAGGCATTCCCGTCGCGTCCGGTTCAGGTCATCGGCTTCACGTCGGTGCCCGGTGCCGGCGACAACCTGCTGGTTGTCGACGAGGATCGGATCGCCCGCCAGATCGCCGACCGGCGCAGCGCGCGCAAGCGCAACGCACTGGCGGCCCGTAGCCGTAAGCGCATCAGCCTGGACGATCTGGATGCAGCGCTGAAGGAGACGTCGCAGCTGAACTTGATCCTCAAGGGCGACAACTCCGGCACCGTGGAGGCGCTGGAGGAAGCCCTGCTGGGCATCGAGATCGGCGACGAGGTCGAGCTGCGCGTCATCGACCGCGGTGTCGGTGGTGTCACCGAAACCAACGTCAACCTGGCGTCGGCGTCGAACGCGATCATCATCGGATTCAACGTCCGTGCGGAGGGCAAGGCCACCGAGCTGGCCAACCGCGAAGGCGTCGACATCCGCTACTACTCGGTGATCTACCAGGCCATCGACGAGATCCAGGCCGCGCTCAAGGGCATGCTCAAGCCGGTCTACGAGGAGAAGGAACTCGGCCGCGCCGAGATCCGGGCGATCTTCCGGTCGTCGAAGGTCGGCAACATCGCCGGCTGCCTCGTGCAGTCGGGCATCATGCGGCGCAACGCCAAGGCGCGGTTGCTGCGTGACAATGTGGTCATCGCCGAGACGGTCACCATCTCCTCGCTCAAGCGTGAGAAGGATGACGCCACCGAGGTCCGCGAAGGTTATGAATGCGGTCTGACGCTGACGTACTCCGACATCAAAGAGGGCGACGTCATCGAGGCGTACGAGCTGGTCGAGAAAGAGCGGGTCTAG
- the rbfA gene encoding 30S ribosome-binding factor RbfA has product MADPARAKRLSKRIATIVASAIEFEIKDPPLAFVTVTDTKVTGDLHDATVFYTVRGNTLDEEPDYAAAAAALERAKGTLRTKVGAGTGVRFTPTLSFVLDKVPDTAQKMEELLARARAADADVARIRAGATPAGDAQPYRVVGEEGSAEQQERDPGNVSAAHDDQDAGDHDRLDD; this is encoded by the coding sequence GTGGCTGACCCCGCGCGGGCGAAGCGCCTCTCCAAGCGCATCGCCACCATCGTCGCCTCGGCGATCGAGTTCGAGATCAAGGATCCGCCGCTCGCGTTCGTGACGGTCACCGATACCAAGGTCACCGGTGACCTTCACGACGCGACCGTGTTCTACACGGTGCGCGGCAACACCCTCGACGAGGAGCCGGACTACGCGGCCGCGGCCGCGGCGCTGGAGCGGGCCAAGGGCACGCTGCGCACCAAGGTCGGTGCCGGCACCGGTGTGCGGTTCACCCCGACGCTGTCGTTCGTGTTGGACAAGGTGCCCGACACTGCGCAGAAGATGGAGGAACTGCTGGCTCGCGCCCGCGCCGCCGACGCCGACGTGGCCCGGATTCGCGCTGGTGCCACTCCTGCGGGAGACGCACAGCCGTACCGTGTGGTAGGAGAAGAGGGGAGCGCTGAGCAGCAGGAGCGCGACCCGGGGAATGTCTCCGCCGCGCACGACGACCAGGACGCCGGTGACCACGATCGACTCGACGACTGA
- a CDS encoding DHH family phosphoesterase — MTTIDSTTEITRLGRRVDAHGAVGLLTAARSVAVICHVHPDADSVGAGLALALVLERAGTAVQVSFATPSTLPESLRMLPGGHLMVAPGEMRPDADLVVTVDAPSINRLGGLAVLTEGNREVLVIDHHKSNTLFGSANYVDPKADSTTMLVADLLDAWDKPIDCDVASCLYAGLTIDTGSFRWATPRALRLAARLVELGVDNAAISRELFDTHPFVWLPLLSRVLSTARLAPEAAGGDGLVYVVVTHDDWMTSRSEEIESIVDIVRTAHEAEVAAVFKEIEPAHWSVSMRAKSYDLTTVASGFGGGGHRLAAGYSTAGSLDDVVAELTAALG, encoded by the coding sequence GTGACCACGATCGACTCGACGACTGAGATCACTCGCCTCGGCAGGCGGGTGGATGCCCACGGTGCGGTTGGGCTGCTGACCGCTGCGCGGTCGGTTGCCGTGATCTGCCATGTCCATCCCGATGCCGACAGCGTGGGTGCCGGTCTGGCGCTGGCCCTCGTCCTCGAGCGTGCGGGCACCGCGGTACAGGTGAGTTTCGCGACACCGTCGACGCTGCCGGAGTCGCTGCGCATGCTGCCCGGCGGGCACCTGATGGTGGCTCCCGGCGAGATGCGCCCCGACGCGGATCTGGTGGTCACGGTCGACGCCCCGAGCATCAACCGGCTCGGCGGACTGGCGGTGCTGACCGAAGGTAACCGCGAGGTCCTGGTCATCGACCACCACAAGTCGAACACCCTGTTCGGTAGCGCCAATTACGTTGACCCGAAAGCGGATTCGACCACCATGTTGGTGGCTGACCTGCTTGACGCCTGGGACAAGCCCATCGACTGCGACGTCGCCTCGTGTCTGTATGCGGGGCTGACCATCGACACCGGATCGTTCCGCTGGGCCACCCCGCGGGCGTTGCGGCTGGCGGCCAGGCTGGTCGAGCTGGGCGTCGACAACGCCGCGATCAGCCGCGAACTGTTCGACACCCATCCGTTCGTGTGGCTGCCGCTGCTGTCCCGGGTGCTGTCCACCGCGCGGCTGGCGCCCGAGGCGGCAGGCGGTGACGGCCTGGTGTACGTGGTGGTCACCCACGACGACTGGATGACCAGCCGCTCCGAGGAGATCGAGAGCATCGTCGACATCGTGCGCACCGCACACGAGGCCGAAGTGGCGGCGGTCTTCAAGGAGATCGAGCCGGCGCACTGGTCGGTGTCGATGCGTGCCAAGAGCTACGACCTGACCACGGTGGCCAGCGGTTTCGGCGGCGGCGGGCACAGGCTGGCCGCCGGCTACTCGACCGCAGGCTCGCTCGACGACGTGGTGGCGGAGTTGACCGCCGCCCTCGGCTGA
- a CDS encoding MATE family efflux transporter, whose protein sequence is MIDSDAASPRRIAALAIPALGVLAAEPLYLLFDLAIVGRLGAVALAGLAIGGLILSVVSSQLTFLSYGTTARSARFFGAGNRPAAVGEGVQATWLAFAMGAVIVAAVELAAVPLVSAIAGGKSGGGGIAAAALPWVRIAIFGVPAILVSAAGNGWMRGVQDTMRPLRYVLVGFGTSAVLCPLLVYGWLGLPRLELAGSAVANLVGQWLAAVLFCSALLAEKVPLRVDLSVLRAQVVMGRDLVVRTLAFQACFVSAAAVAARFGAAAVAAHQVVLQLWNFLALVLDSLAIAAQSLVGAALGAGSTEHAKSVAWRVTTFSTIAAAGLATVFAAGASVLPALFTDDRSVLDAIGVPWWFMVAQLPIAGIVFALDGVLLGAGDAAFMRTATLISALVGFLPLIWLSLVFGWGLLGIWAGLSAFMVLRLGFVGWRAFSGRWLVSGTG, encoded by the coding sequence TTGATTGACTCGGACGCGGCGTCCCCGCGGCGGATCGCGGCGCTGGCAATCCCGGCTCTCGGCGTTCTGGCCGCCGAACCTCTCTACCTGTTGTTCGACCTCGCGATCGTCGGCCGGCTTGGCGCCGTAGCGCTGGCCGGATTGGCGATCGGTGGGTTGATCCTGTCAGTGGTCAGCTCGCAGCTGACGTTCCTGTCCTACGGCACCACGGCCCGCTCGGCGCGGTTCTTCGGCGCAGGCAACCGGCCTGCGGCAGTCGGCGAGGGGGTGCAGGCCACCTGGCTGGCGTTCGCCATGGGGGCGGTGATCGTGGCCGCCGTCGAACTGGCCGCGGTGCCGCTGGTGTCGGCGATCGCCGGGGGCAAGTCCGGTGGCGGGGGCATCGCGGCTGCCGCGCTGCCCTGGGTGCGCATCGCGATCTTCGGGGTGCCGGCGATCCTGGTGTCGGCCGCGGGCAACGGCTGGATGCGCGGCGTGCAGGACACCATGCGACCGCTTCGCTACGTGCTCGTCGGCTTCGGTACGTCGGCGGTGCTGTGCCCGCTGCTGGTCTACGGCTGGCTCGGGCTGCCGCGCCTGGAGCTGGCCGGCTCGGCGGTGGCCAACCTGGTGGGGCAGTGGCTGGCGGCGGTGCTGTTCTGCAGCGCGCTGCTGGCCGAGAAGGTGCCGCTGCGGGTGGACTTGTCGGTGCTGCGGGCACAGGTCGTCATGGGCCGTGATCTGGTGGTGCGGACCCTGGCGTTCCAGGCCTGCTTCGTCTCGGCGGCTGCGGTGGCCGCCCGGTTCGGTGCCGCCGCGGTGGCCGCCCACCAGGTGGTACTGCAGCTGTGGAATTTCCTTGCGCTGGTGCTTGATTCGCTGGCGATCGCCGCGCAGTCGTTGGTCGGCGCGGCGCTCGGGGCGGGCAGCACCGAGCACGCCAAGTCGGTGGCATGGCGGGTGACGACGTTCTCGACGATCGCCGCGGCGGGGTTGGCGACGGTATTCGCCGCGGGTGCCTCGGTGTTGCCTGCGCTGTTCACCGATGACCGCTCGGTACTGGACGCGATCGGGGTGCCGTGGTGGTTCATGGTGGCCCAGTTGCCGATCGCCGGCATCGTCTTCGCCCTCGACGGGGTGCTGCTCGGCGCCGGGGATGCGGCGTTCATGCGCACGGCGACGTTGATCAGCGCGCTGGTCGGCTTCCTGCCGCTGATCTGGCTGTCGCTGGTGTTCGGCTGGGGCCTGCTCGGCATCTGGGCCGGGCTGAGCGCCTTCATGGTGTTGCGGCTCGGGTTTGTTGGCTGGCGCGCATTTTCGGGCCGCTGGCTGGTGTCGGGTACCGGCTAA